The Cellulophaga lytica DSM 7489 nucleotide sequence ATTACTTTTTCTATTGATGCGTTTAAGAATAAACTTGTATCATAAGGAACAAATATATTTAAACCTTCTGGCAAGTCTTTTTCTACAGATGCTAAAGTGGTTTTTATGTTTTCTATAATTTCTTGTGCATTAGAACCTTTTGTTTGAAAAATACCCATAAAAACTGCAGGGTTTCCTAAACTCATTGCGTTAGAAGAGTAAGATTGTGCATCTAACTCTATTGTAGCAACATCATTTAAACGTAAAAATTCTCCGTTACCTAATGCTTTTATAATAATATCTCCGTATTGCTTTTGTTCTTTAAAACGCCCGCTATAGGTTAAAGTATATGAAAATGCTTCTCCATTATTTTCACCTAAAGAACCAGCAGCTGCTTCTAAGTTTTGTTCTGCTAAAGCAGCAGAAATATCTGAGGGTATTAAATTATATGCTGCTAATTTTTCTGGTTTTAACCAAATACGCATAGCATAATCTTGCTGAGAAAATACAGATACATCACCAACACCGCTAATACGTTGCATTGCTGGTATAACGTTTATTTTTAAGTAGTTCTGAATAAATGTTGCATCATAATCTTCATTTTCAGAATACATAGATATAAACATTAAAGCACTAGTCTCTTGCTTTTGCGTAGTTACCCCAGTTTGTATTACCTCTTGTGGTAATAAAGGGTTGGCTCTTGCTACACGGTTTTGTACGTTTACAGCTGCAATATCTGCATCTATTTCTTGATCAAAATAAACTGTAATTTCGGCAGTACCGTTGTTAGATGCTGTAGAGGTAATATAACTCATACCTTCTACACCATTAATTTGCTCCTCTATAGGTATAATTACACTCTCTAATACCGTTTCTGCATTGGCTCCTGTATATGATGCCGACACCTTAATTGTTGGTGGCGCAATATCTGGATATTCTTCTATTGGTAAACTTGTTATACTTATAACACCAAGTACAACAATGATAATAGATATTACTGTTGAAAGAACGGGTCTTTCAATAAATGTTTTTAACATAACTAAATAAGTTTAGATTTTTTTAGTTTTTAAATAATGTAGCTATAGGTTTTATGGCATCATCAAAAGAAGTTTCTTGAGGAGTTATTACCACACCATTTTTTAATTTACCTACACCAGTTGTAACAATTTTGTCTTTAGGATCTAAACCAGATTCTACAACATATAAATTATCTACAGTAGATTTTATTTTAATAATAGATGTAGATACTTTATTATCTTCTCCTACTTTAAATATCATTACATTACCTTGTTGCTCATATGTTGCTTGTTGTGGTACAACAATAGCATTTTCAAACGTATTAGGTATTTGTATTTTACCACTGTTGCCATTTGTTATTAAACGGTTAGGGTTGTTAAATATAGCTCTTAAACTTACGGTACCAGTACTTGGGTTTATTTGTCCTGTACTAGTTTGTATTTTACCTTTTTCAGAGTATGTACTACCATTTGCTAAAATTAGACTTACCTCTGGGTAATTTGCTAATTTTTCATTTAAAGTTTTACCTTCTGCCTTTTCTAAAAAGTCTAAATATTGTGTTTCATTTAAGCTAAAAAATGCATACACTTTGCTAATATCACTAACTGTAGTAAGTGGAGTAGGGTCACTTGGAGAAATTAAAGCACCTTCTCTAAAATTAATAGCACCAACGTAACCATCTACAGGGCTTTTAATTGTAGCGTAACCAATATTAGCACTTACACTGCTGTAATTAGCTTTAGCCTGTGCTAAATTAGCTTTTGCAGTTTCTAACTGAACTTCACTAATAATATTTTTTTCTACTAGTGGTATTAATTTGTTAACCTCTACCTGTGCTACATTAATACGTGCTTTTGCTGCACTAGCATCCTGACTTAAAGATTGTGTTTCTAATCTAAATAAAACCTGACCTTTACGTACTTTTTGTCCTTCATCTACTAAAACTTTTTGAATGTAACCAGATGTTTTTGCCCTAACATCACTATTTACAATACCCTCTATTGTTGTAGGGTATTCTGCATAACTTGTTACTGTTTTAGGTTGTAATTGTGCAACCGGGAAAGGTGCTGGTGGTGCCTGTGGTGCTTGTTGTTCTTGCTTGCTTCCACAGCTCACAATGACAAGGAATGCTGCCATTGGAATTATAATTCTACTAATAGTTCTCTTTTTCATCTTTATTCTGTCTTTATAGGTTAATGTTGTCCACGTTTAGTTTTGAGATGGACGTAATTGCTTGGTTTAAAAATTGTATGTAATTGTTATGAAATGTTAAATCAAATTTTTCTTCTTCTGTAGTGGTTTCTAAATCATTAATCTCTTTTTTATAATCTCTAACTTCTTGATGTAGTTCTTTTTCTACTTCCCATTTCTGTATCATATTAGAAATATGACTTTTTATTTTATTGGAAGTAATTACATAGTATTTTTTACGATCACCAGTTTTAGTAAAATATTCTATCTCTTTTATGTCTGTTAAATAGTTTAACTGCGTTGATATGGTACTTTTACTAGCACATAATAGTGATACTAAATCTTCAAAAGTTGTCCCTATTTTTCCTGTTAGGATAATATAAGCAAGCACTCTAGAAGCTATAGGAGAATATCCGTTGTTAGATTCTATGTGTACTCCTAGTTTTTCTACTAGTGTACTTTTTTTGCTGCACATATTCTTCTTCATTTGCAATACCTTTTTTTTAATTAGTATTTGTTTTTATTTTCTTTTTATGTTTAAAAAGAAGCGACAAAGATATAATTGGTTCGGTTAGTTCAGAACTAATCGAAGTTAATTAATTGTTAAAGGAAATGCTTTATTTATATAGTTAAAAATCAGCTGTTTAAATTGTATTTTTAACAAATTTCAACAACTATTTTTGTTAATTTTATGAAGATAAAAACACTTGTTTTTTTATATATTAACCCTTGTATATGCAAAAAAATCGCATAAAGAGGAAAGTGCTCTACATGCGATTTAAAACTAGATAAAAAAATACGACGATATAAGATAACTTATACCGCCGTATTAAATGAACTAAAAATCTAACTACTAATAACCAGGATTCTGATCTGCTTGTGTCAATTCAGAATTCTTCTCTATTTCTGTTTCTGGAATAGGGAATAAATCATTTTTAGATGTATAACCTGTTCCTGCTAATTCTGTTGCAGCTTTACCCCAACGAACTAAATCCCAAAAACGTTGTCCTTCATGAGCTAATTCTAAAAACTTTTCGTTAACAATAGCTTCAAACAAATCGTCTCCAGCTAAAGATGCATCTACATCTGGTAAACCAGCTCTGTTTCTAACCTTGTTAAGTTCTGTTCTTGCCTCAGCGTCTTTATTATCTTTATTATAAGCTTCAGCAGCTAATAATAACATTTCTGCATAACGGTATAACCTATAGTTAGTACCATAGTTTAATTCTTTAACACCATCAGCACTTGTATCTTCTTCTTTTGTAGCATATTTTATTCTAATACCACCTTCATAGTCCCAAATACTTCCGCCAGTTGCAGCGCTTTCATCTACACTACCGCCAGCAGCAATTAGTTCTTCTTCTGTCATTACAGTAGCTAGTTTACGGTCTGTATCACCAGCAGCATCAAAAGCATTTAAAAGTTTAGCAGTTGGTAAGTTAAAGCCCCAACCATTAATTAAACCAACAGGAGATACATCAAAAATACCATCACCACGTGGCCCCATTAACTGTATGTGTATGTTGTTTTCATTTCTTCCGCCCCAAGCAAAGTTACCCCAGTCTCTTCCGGTTGTAGAAATAAAACCAATTTCAAATAAGGATTCTTTTCCAAACTCGTGGTTAATACTCCAAGCATCTTCTGGGTTATCTTCTAAGTCATGCGCTGGATTAGAAATTACAGCTTCAAAAAACGGAATAGCTTCTCCGTATAATCCTTCAAAAACCAATACTTTACCCATTAATGCCTGTGCAGCACCTTTAGAAACTCTAAAGTCTTCTGTTAAAGCAGTTTTGTCTGGTAAACCAGCAATAGCGTCTGTTAAGTCTGCTTTTACTTGTGTGTAAATATCTGCTCTAGGAGATTTAGCAATTCCAAACTCATCTGCTGTAGATGGTATTGTTAATCTTAAAGGAACATCACCAAACATTGTAGTAAGCTCAAAATAAGACCAAGCTCTTAAAAATTTAGCTTCAGCTAATGCTAACTCTTTATTACTTAAGTCACTTTCTTTAATGTTTTCTATAACTAAGTTTGATAAAGAAATTGTTCTGTAAAACAAGTTCCAAACACTTTCTATAGATTGGTTAGATGTAGATACGTTTGCATAATCATCTATATCTTGTAATTGTGGTTGATCTCCACTGTTACCACCGGCAGCATTCATATCATCACCAGGTAATTGTTTTACTAAAAATGCACTGTGCCAGTCTACAGAGTAGGTGTGTTGCATTAAATCATAAATACCAATTATGGCTGCATCTACGTTTTCCTCTTCAAGAAAAAATGTTTCCAAATCTTCTCCGTCTTCTCGCGGATTTGTTGTAAAATCCTCACTACATGCAGTAACTCCTCCAATAAAAAGGATAGTTACCATTGCGATTATAATTTTTTTCATAATACTATATCTATTTATTAAAAGTCTAATGATAAGCCAAATACTGTTTTAGCAGCTGTTGGATAAAAACCTCTGTCTACACCAATAGAATTAAAGCTAAAGTTTCCAATTTCTGGATCTAAGCCTTTGTAGTCTGTAAAGGTAAAGTAGTCATCTAAAGATACATAAACTCTTAAATTGTTTATTTTTAGTCTCTCTGCAATTTTCTTTGGTAATGTATAACCAACTTGTATTTGCTTAATTCTCATATAAGAACCATCTTCTACCATTAAATCTGTATCATAAGAATCTATTACATTGGCAGCACCAGGAAATGTAGCTACATCACCAGGTTGAGTCCATCTTTCATTATAAAAATGAACAGGCTTGTTAGTAATAGGTCTAGATGGTTGGTGGTAAGTAGCAAAAATATCGTTACCAATTGTACCCTGAAACTGTAAGTTAAAATCAAACGCCTTATAACCTAAAGCAATGTTACCACCAAATAATACATCTGGGTGAGGAGAACCTACTTTTACTTTATCTGCGTTGTTTACAATAGTATCTCCGTTAGTATCTACCTTAATTACTTCACCGGTAGCTGGGTCTATACCATCTGTTTTATAACCATAGAAATACCAAGATGGCTGACCTTCTGTAAAACGAGTAACACCATCTGGATTTTGTTGTGCACCAGCACCAATAATAGAAGCACCTTCTGGAACAAATAATATTTCTGTTACTTCATTTTTTAAGGTAGATAAGTTAGCGTTAAAATCATATCTAAATCCGCCGCTAGTTGTATCTCCGTAACCAAGTTCAAATTCCCAACCTTTATTTTCTATAGTACCAGCATTAAACTCGTTAGATTGAAAACCAGCAGAACCAGGTGTAATTAAACCTCCATTATTAACAATGGCATCTTTTGTGGTTTTTTTGTAGTAATCTACAGAGAAATTTAATCTGTTTTCAAAAGCTCTAAAATCTGCACCAAAATCTAATTGCTCAGAAGTTTCCCAAACTAAGTTAGGATTAGAGTATCCAGAGATTTGTGCACCTGTTTGTCCTTCATAATTAATATCTACACCATTAATAGCTCTAATAACATACGTTTTATCTGCATTACCTATTAAGTTGCTTCTACTACCATTTTGTCCCCAACTAGCTCTTAATTTTGCGTAGTTTAGTTTAGAGTCTTCTTTCCAGAAATCTTCTTTAGATAATACCCAACCGGCAGAAAAAGCAGGGAATGTACCAGCCTTGTTTGCATCTGGGAATTTATCTGATTTATCTCTTCTTATAGAAGTTTCAAATAAGTATTTGCCAGCAAAATCATAAGATAACCTACCATACATAGACACCATATTATCTGGAGCAGGTAAAATATCTTTAACTTCTACGGTATAACCAGGTAAGTCTAAATCAAAACCAGTAAACTGGTCTATATCTACAGAGCCGTTTCTAGATAAAACAGTTTCAAACCTTGTTTGTTCTGCAGAGTAACCAGCTAAAAGAGTAAAGTTATGATCGTTTAAAGATTTTGTATACGATGCAAAGTTTTCCCATAACCACTTTTTAGTTTCATACTTAGTTTGTGATGTGGTATACTTTGTATTAGCTGCCTCAGAAGAAACATAGTAAGGAATTACATTATTTCTAACCTCTGTTTTTCCGTTTTCATACCCAAATCTAGATGTAAATGAAAAGCCTTCAAACAAGTTAAATTTTAAATATGCAGACCCTAAAAATTGATCTGTATCTGTTATGGTTTTATTAATATCATTAGCAAAAGCTACAGGGTTTATAACCTCACCTGTAGAGTAGCTTGGGTAACCATAAACTCTACCATTGCTAGAAGTTAATAAAGGAACGCCATTATCTGCAGACCTATCTATAACAGATTGTGGTACTTGACCATCTGCATAGTAAACCGGAGTTAATGGATCTATAATTAACATATTTTGTATAACACCTCTGGTATCATTATTTTCTTGAATACCGTTTTTGTCTGTAATAGAGTAAGTAGCATTTATACCAGCTTCTAACCACTCTGTAATATCTGCCTTAATATTGGCTCTAAAAGTAGAACGCTCAAAAGAAGAATTACCTTTACCAACAATACCATCTTGGTTTAAGTTAGATGCAGACATATAGTATGATAATTTTTCTGTAGCTCCAGAAAGGTTAATATCATTTCTAAACATTAAAGCGTTGTTAAATGTTTCGTCTATCCAATCTGTATCATAACCATTTAAAGCAACATTAGCTTGCCCGGCTTCGTTCATATACTGTACAAACTGCTCGGCGTTCATTAACTCCATATCTGTTTTTACAGATTGTATAGCTAGTTGCGAGTTAAATCCAACTTTTAAGCCACCTTGTTTACCTCTTTTAGTAGTAATAATTACAACACCGTTTGCACCTTCTGTACCATAAATAGCGGCAGAAGCAGCATCTTTTAAAATTTCTAGATTAGCAATATCACCTGGAGCAATATCTACAATAGAAGAAGTTTTCATACCATCTACAATATACAAAGGATCTGAGTTACCACTTGATCCAGCACCTCTAATTCTAATTTTAGCTCCAGAACCTGGTGCACCAGAAGAAGAAGAAACCGTAACACCAGAAGTTCTACCTTGTAAAACTTGCTCTACCCTTTGGCCAGATGTACTTTTTATATCTTCACTATCTATACTAGAAATGGCACCTGTTACCAAGCTCTTTTTCTTAGAACCGTAACCAACAATTACAACCTCGTCTAAGGCTTGTGCATCTTCTTGCATAGTTACATTTATGGTAGTTTTACTGCCAACAGTTATAGTTTGTGGCACCATACCAATGTAAGTAAAGTCTAATTTGTCTGTAGATTTAACGTTGTCAATGGTATAATTTCCATCAAAATCTGTACTGGTCCCATTAGTGGTTCCAGATACAATAACGGTAACACCACCTAATGGTATACCGGCTTGGTCTGTAACAAGACCGCTAACAGTCTTTGTTTGCGCAAATGCTGTTTGTGTAATAATAATTACAAGTGTAGCAATCACGTGTTTTAACCTTATTATCATATTAAAAAGTTTAAGTTAGTAAAATAGTTTTTTTGTTAGTTTATTAAGTAAGTTTTGCTTTATTAGTTTGTCATAAATTTTCCTTTCTTTTTTATGTGTTGTTAGTAATTATTTGTGAGTGTTTTTATTTGATTAATCTTGTTAAAATATAGAAACTAGAATATATACATTATAATAAATATGAGCAGTGCAATTATTGCAGCTATTAAGCCTATTTCTACAAGGCGTCTCATTTTTGAGTAGTTAATTTTCATATTACCAAATATACCTACAGATGTAAATTAGTTGTTAAGACATTTAAAGCGTTCACTAAAAAATATGTAGCAAACACTAGTAAATGCAGTATTTTGCAACATTTGTAGCATTATATGCAACATACGTTTTATTACTGTCTAGTTTGTTGTAGTGATGTAGTACTTTAAAATGTTAAAGTTTAATGTGGCAGGTGTTTTAAATTACCAATTTTTGCTTTATATGTTATAGAAACTAAGTAGAAAACCTTCATTATTTAACATTTTAACAGGTATTTTAACGAGCGTAATGCTTGTTTTTTTAGGAAGCTTTTAAGATAAACAATGGTTGTTTTTAGCTACAAAGCAAATAACTTTAGAACCTGCTTTAAGCTTTTTAAAGACTGATTTATACTGTTAAAAATACTATTATGTATTAGTAGGTTTAACATCTGTTGGTAGCATATCAAAATAGTTTTTGAAGCATTTAGTAAAGTATGAAGGAGAAGAAAATCCTACCTTGTATGATACTTCGCTAATGTTTGTGTTGCCCATTTCTATAATTTGTTTAGCCTTTTGTAAGCGTATGTTACGTAAAAACTCACTAGCTGTTTGGTTGGTTAACGCTTTTATTTTACGGTAAAACTGACTTCTACTTAAGTTTAACTCAGAGGCTAAAGACTCTACATTTAGTTCTGGGTCATCAATATTATCATTAATGTAAACCAATACTTTTTGTATAAATTCTTTGTCTAATGATGTAGTGTTTATGTTTTTAGGGACATCATTAATTAAACTAAAATATTTGTTAAAAATAAGCTGCCTACTTGTTATTAATTGTGATACCCTTAGTTTTAAAAGACGCATATCAAAAGGTTTAACCATATAGGCATCTGCACCAGTTTCTATACCTTCTATACGGTCGTCTATTCTTGCTTTTGCAGTAAGCATTAGTAATGGAATATGACTTGTTTTAAGATCGTTTTTAATACTTTGGCAAAACTTATAACCATTCATTTCTGGCATAATAACGTCTGTAATAATAACATCTGGAAAAGATTCTTTAGCAATTTTTAATCCCTCTGTACCATTAACAGCCGTAAGCACTTTATACAGGTGTTTAAATTCGTTTTTTATGTAGTTTCTTAACTCGGTATTATCT carries:
- a CDS encoding efflux RND transporter periplasmic adaptor subunit gives rise to the protein MKKRTISRIIIPMAAFLVIVSCGSKQEQQAPQAPPAPFPVAQLQPKTVTSYAEYPTTIEGIVNSDVRAKTSGYIQKVLVDEGQKVRKGQVLFRLETQSLSQDASAAKARINVAQVEVNKLIPLVEKNIISEVQLETAKANLAQAKANYSSVSANIGYATIKSPVDGYVGAINFREGALISPSDPTPLTTVSDISKVYAFFSLNETQYLDFLEKAEGKTLNEKLANYPEVSLILANGSTYSEKGKIQTSTGQINPSTGTVSLRAIFNNPNRLITNGNSGKIQIPNTFENAIVVPQQATYEQQGNVMIFKVGEDNKVSTSIIKIKSTVDNLYVVESGLDPKDKIVTTGVGKLKNGVVITPQETSFDDAIKPIATLFKN
- a CDS encoding RagB/SusD family nutrient uptake outer membrane protein, which codes for MKKIIIAMVTILFIGGVTACSEDFTTNPREDGEDLETFFLEEENVDAAIIGIYDLMQHTYSVDWHSAFLVKQLPGDDMNAAGGNSGDQPQLQDIDDYANVSTSNQSIESVWNLFYRTISLSNLVIENIKESDLSNKELALAEAKFLRAWSYFELTTMFGDVPLRLTIPSTADEFGIAKSPRADIYTQVKADLTDAIAGLPDKTALTEDFRVSKGAAQALMGKVLVFEGLYGEAIPFFEAVISNPAHDLEDNPEDAWSINHEFGKESLFEIGFISTTGRDWGNFAWGGRNENNIHIQLMGPRGDGIFDVSPVGLINGWGFNLPTAKLLNAFDAAGDTDRKLATVMTEEELIAAGGSVDESAATGGSIWDYEGGIRIKYATKEEDTSADGVKELNYGTNYRLYRYAEMLLLAAEAYNKDNKDAEARTELNKVRNRAGLPDVDASLAGDDLFEAIVNEKFLELAHEGQRFWDLVRWGKAATELAGTGYTSKNDLFPIPETEIEKNSELTQADQNPGY
- a CDS encoding SusC/RagA family TonB-linked outer membrane protein, whose translation is MIIRLKHVIATLVIIITQTAFAQTKTVSGLVTDQAGIPLGGVTVIVSGTTNGTSTDFDGNYTIDNVKSTDKLDFTYIGMVPQTITVGSKTTINVTMQEDAQALDEVVIVGYGSKKKSLVTGAISSIDSEDIKSTSGQRVEQVLQGRTSGVTVSSSSGAPGSGAKIRIRGAGSSGNSDPLYIVDGMKTSSIVDIAPGDIANLEILKDAASAAIYGTEGANGVVIITTKRGKQGGLKVGFNSQLAIQSVKTDMELMNAEQFVQYMNEAGQANVALNGYDTDWIDETFNNALMFRNDINLSGATEKLSYYMSASNLNQDGIVGKGNSSFERSTFRANIKADITEWLEAGINATYSITDKNGIQENNDTRGVIQNMLIIDPLTPVYYADGQVPQSVIDRSADNGVPLLTSSNGRVYGYPSYSTGEVINPVAFANDINKTITDTDQFLGSAYLKFNLFEGFSFTSRFGYENGKTEVRNNVIPYYVSSEAANTKYTTSQTKYETKKWLWENFASYTKSLNDHNFTLLAGYSAEQTRFETVLSRNGSVDIDQFTGFDLDLPGYTVEVKDILPAPDNMVSMYGRLSYDFAGKYLFETSIRRDKSDKFPDANKAGTFPAFSAGWVLSKEDFWKEDSKLNYAKLRASWGQNGSRSNLIGNADKTYVIRAINGVDINYEGQTGAQISGYSNPNLVWETSEQLDFGADFRAFENRLNFSVDYYKKTTKDAIVNNGGLITPGSAGFQSNEFNAGTIENKGWEFELGYGDTTSGGFRYDFNANLSTLKNEVTEILFVPEGASIIGAGAQQNPDGVTRFTEGQPSWYFYGYKTDGIDPATGEVIKVDTNGDTIVNNADKVKVGSPHPDVLFGGNIALGYKAFDFNLQFQGTIGNDIFATYHQPSRPITNKPVHFYNERWTQPGDVATFPGAANVIDSYDTDLMVEDGSYMRIKQIQVGYTLPKKIAERLKINNLRVYVSLDDYFTFTDYKGLDPEIGNFSFNSIGVDRGFYPTAAKTVFGLSLDF
- a CDS encoding GbsR/MarR family transcriptional regulator, whose protein sequence is MKKNMCSKKSTLVEKLGVHIESNNGYSPIASRVLAYIILTGKIGTTFEDLVSLLCASKSTISTQLNYLTDIKEIEYFTKTGDRKKYYVITSNKIKSHISNMIQKWEVEKELHQEVRDYKKEINDLETTTEEEKFDLTFHNNYIQFLNQAITSISKLNVDNINL